CTTTAGGGCCTCATAGAGCCGCCATAAAAATGGCCTCCGAACCCAAGCAAGTCCGGAAGCCATAATAACTGTCATATATACAGAATTATCCTTCGCGAGACCTCGGCAGGAAATTAAGCACAAGTGCGCCTGCTGTCTTGAGTCATAGCTAGTGGATTATATCTCTTGTGTACTATTTTGTCAAAAGGTCTCATCGTTTTTATCAGGGCGAAACGCATCAAGAAAGGTCAGGCAAATGGTAAACTGGGATTTATCCTGTCATGCCGGGCTTGACCCGGCATCCAGTGGCTTCAGGTTTGTTCCAACATCGATTGTAAAACAAAAACCAACGACTCTAGGCTCCGGCTCGGAGGCCGGAGCGACGGAAGGGCGCTAAACCGCTATTTATCTTTCCCCGTAATCGTTTATAAACGCCAAATCACTCTCCGTTGGCCTGTTTATGCGCCTGCCCTGTTATGCCGTGTTATTCATTGTTGATTGCAAAAGCTCTTGACATATACCCAATAGGGGTATATAACATAAATACCCGGTAGGGGTATTTTTAAAAAGGGGAACGGATGATGAAAGAAGAAGAAATTTGCGGCTGCCATGAGAAAATGACCGAGCGCACCGAAGAGGAGCGCAAAAAACTGATCCATCGCCTCAACCGCATCGAGGGGCAGATCCGCGGCATCCGCGGCATGGTAGAAAAAAGCGTTTATTGTACGGACATCTTGACACAGTCCGCGGCGGTGACGGCGGCGGTCAACGCTTTCAATAAAGATCTGCTGGCCAGCCACATCCGCAATTGCGTGGCGAGGGATATCCGGGCCGGCAAGGACGAGGTCATCGACGAGCTGGTCGCCGCCCTGCAGAAGTTGATGAAATAAAGGAGGCGCACAGATGAAACAATATACGGTAACGGGGATGAGCTGCGCGGCCTGCGCCGCCCGCGTGGAAAAGGCGGTGGCGAAGGCGCCGGGGGTGACCTCCTGCTCCGTGAGCCTGCTGACCAACTCTCTGGGGGTGGAGGGCACGGCCTCCGACGCGGAGATCGTCGCCGCCGTCCGAAACGCCGGATACGGCGCGGCCCCCAAGGGCGCGAAAAATAGCGGCGCGCCCGCGGACGGCGCGGCCGACGCGCTGCGGGACCGGGAGACGCCGGTACTGAAACGGCGTCTGGCCGCCTCTTTGGCCTTCCTCGCCGTTCTCATGTATTTCTCCATGGGGCATATGATGTGGAACTGGCCGCTGCCGGCCTTCTTTGCCGGCAATCACATTGCCATGGGGCTGATACAGCTGCTGCTGGCCGTCGCCGTGATGGTCATAAATCAGAAATTTTTTATCAGCGGCTTCCAAAGCCTCCTGCGCCGCGCGCCTAATATGGACACGCTTGTGGCGCTCGGCTCGGCGGCGGCTTTCGTATACAGCACCTTCGCGCTCTTCGCGATGACGCAGAGGCAGCTTTTAGGCGACGCCGCGGGAGTCGCGGCCTATATGCATGAGTTTTATTTTGAATCCGCGGCGATGATCCTCGCGCTGATCACCGTAGGCAAAATGCTCGAGGCCCGCTCCAAGGGGCGGACGACCGACGCGCTCAAGGGGCTGATGAAGCTGGCCCCTAAAAGAGCGGTCGTCGTGAACAACGGCGAGGAGAAGACGGTTCCCATCGAGGAGGTCAGAAAGGGCGATATCTTCGTCGTGCGTCCCGGCGAGAACATCCCCGTCGACGGCGTCGTGCTCGAGGGTAACAGCGCCGTCAATGAATCCGCGCTTACGGGGGAAAGCATTCCCGCGGATAAGAGCGCAGGCGACCAGGTCTCCGCGGCGACGCTGAACCAGTCGGGCTTCATTCGCTGCGAGGCGACGAGGGTCGGCGAAGATACGACGCTGTCGCAGATAATCCGGATGGTAAGCGACGCGGCGGCCACCAAGGCTCCGATCGCCAAAATCGCGGACAGGGTATCCGGCGTCTTCGTGCCGGTCGTCATCCTTATCTCCATCGCGACGACCGCCGTCTGGCTGCTCGCGGGCGAATCTCTCGGCTTCGCCCTAGCGCGCGGCATCTCCGTCCTCGTAATAAGCTGCCCCTGCGCGCTGGGGCTCGCGACGCCGGTGGCGATCATGGTCGGCAGCGGCATGGGCGCGAAAAACGGGATCCTGTTCAAAAACGCCCTCTCCCTCGAAGCGGCGGGCAAGGTACAGATTGCGGCGCTTGACAAGACCGGCACCATCACCTCCGGCGAACCGAGGGTGACGGATATCGTTCCCGCGCCGGGGACAGGCGAAGACGAGCTGCTGCGCCTCGCCTGCGCTCTGGAGCAAAAGAGCGAGCACCCGCTGGCGAGGGCTGTTTTACGGCGAGCGAAGGAGCGGGGGATGCAGCCGGAAGAGGTCGAAGGGTTCCAGGCGCTTCCGGGCAACGGCCTGACCGCTCTCCGGCAGGGCCGCGAATTAAGGGGCGGCAGTTATAAATTCATCAGCGGCCGGTCAGAGGTCCCCGAAGAGATGAAGATACGCTCAGAGAGGCTCGCGGAGGAGGGCAAGACACCGCTCTTCTTCAGCATGGACGGAGCGGTCGCCGGCATCATCGCCGTTGCCGACGCCATCAAAGAGGACAGCGCGAAGGCGATCGGCGAGCTGAAAAACATGGGCATCCGCGTGGTGATGCTCACGGGCGACAACGAACGCACCGCGCGGGCCGTCGGCAGAGAGGCCGGCGTCGACGAGGTGATAGCCGGCGTACTGCCGGACGGCAAGGAAAACGCGATACGTCGTTTGAAGGAGAAGGGCACGGTCGCCATGGTGGGAGACGGCATCAACGACGCCCCCGCGCTGACGCGCGCCGACATCGGCATCGCCATCGGCGCGGGAACCGACGTCGCGATAGACGCGGCGGACATCGTCCTCATGAAGAGCCGCTTAGCCGACGTGCCGGCGGCGATCCGCCTGAGCCGCGCCACATTGCGGAATATCCACGAAAACCTCTTCTGGGCCTTCATCTACAACATCGTCGGCATCCCGCTCGCGGCGGGAGTTTTCATCTCCCTGTTCGGCTGGAAGCTGAATCCGATGTTCGGCGCGGCGGCGATGAGCCTCTCGAGCTTCTGCGTCGTCACAAACGCCCTGCGCCTCAATTTCTTCAAAATGTACGACGCCGGCAGGGATAAAAAGATCAGGACGGACTATAAAAATAAAAACACAAAGGAGCGAACGACGATGGAAAAGACAATGAAGATCGAAGGAATGATGTGCGGCCACTGCGAGGCCGCGGTGAAGAAAGCGCTGGAGTCGCTGCCTCAGGTGGAGGCGGCGAAGGTGGACCACACCGCCGGTACCGCCGTGGTGACGCTGAAGGCCGAAACAGAGGACGACGTCTTGAAAAAGGCGGTCGAGGAGAGGGATTATAAGGTGATATCGATCTGTTAGCGGCGTTTATATAGAATAAGCAGGGAGTGGCGCGCCGGTCGCTGTCACTCCCTGCTTATTCCTTTGCGCGGGCATCGCCTGAGATCGGATTTCTTTATTTTACCCGGCCGACGCCAGCGAAACCTGCGCGCTAATTTGAACCTGTGCCGGAAATCATCGCCGGCTATATGCGATAATTATCGGCAGAGAGTAAAGATAAAAAGGACGGGAGGAGAGCTAAAGAGATGCTAAGGGTAGGGATTGCGCAGATAGATGTAAAGCTCGGAGAGCGAACGGCAAATTTTCGGACCGTTACGGAATGGATGGCAAGATACCATACTCCCTCCGAGGTCGAGACGGTGATCGTGCTGCCGGAAATCTTCGACGTCGGTTATGTCATCGACGAGGCGGAGAAGTACGGGGACCACGACGCGGCGCAGGCGGCGGGATTCTTAGGCGGACTCGCGCGGCGGTACAACGTCTGGTTCGCCGGCGGCTCAGTGCTCGCGACGACGGAAGAGGGGGCGGTAAACCGCGCGCTCGTCGTCGATCCGCGCGGCGAATACGTCGCGCACTATGACAAGGCCCATCTCGTGCCGATGATGAACGAGGAAAAGTATCTGCGCGCCGGATCCGCGCCGGGACTCTTTGAGATCGGCGGCGTCAAGGTCAGCTGCGCGATCTGCTATGACCTGCGCTTCTGCGAGTGGCTGCGCATGGGAGCCCTTGCCGGCGCGCAGCTCTGCCTGATCTCCGCCGAATGGCCGTCGCCGAGAATAGAGCACTGGCGGACATTGCTGCGGGCGCGGGCGATTGAAAATATGATGTTCGTCGCCGCCTGCAACCGGGTGGGGACCACGCCTTCCGACAGTTTCGGCGGACGATCGGCGGTGATCGACCCCTGGGGCAAGATTCTTTACGAGGGAGGCGAGGGCTGTGAGGGCGCTTTCGTCACTATCGAACCACGCGAATCCGGCGAGGCGAGGGATTTCATTCGGGCCTTTGAAATGCGCCGCCCCGAACTTTATCGGCTATAATATTTTCGTATTTAATCAACCGGGAGGTTTTCACTGTGAAGAAAACAATCGCTCTGGCCGTCTCCGTACTTTTGCTGGCATTAGCCTCTGCGGCGTTTGCAAAACCGGATGTGACCGAATTCAGGAACAACAACTATGACCTATCGACGATCAAGACCGTACTCGTGCTGCCTGTGACTTACGACGTCTCGATCCCGCAGTCGGAGCCTTTCCTTAAAGAGGCCGCTGAACAGAAGTGGCAGGAGCAGACCCTGAAAAAACAGGAGCGTTTCCCCTACCTCATGAAGAGCCCCAAGGATGTCGTCGAACGGGCCGCCTTCGTCAGCGGCCAGCCGGCCGAGCCGATGGCGCCGCAGCAGATGGCGGAGAAGGCGCTCGTACTCGCCGCTGACCAGGTCGACGCGATCCTCACCTGCACAGTCACCAAATGCGGCGTCGGCGTGATCAAACATCCCGGCGAGTATGTGACGAAGTACAGATATGTCGACGAGCCGGTCTGGCGCAACAACCGCTGGGAGCGCGAGCGCGTGCGCGTCCCCTATCAGGAATACAAGGAACCGTGGAACGAAAGCTTCACGCGGGGCGCGGTAAAGGTGGAGCTGCGCTCGGCGAAGGACAACAGCCTCATCTACGGCGAGGCCGTGGAGGCCAACACCGGCGCGGACCTCTTCACCGACGCTCCCTCGATAACGAAGCATATACAGAACATCATTGAAAACGCCGCAAAGCGAATCCCGGTGAAATAGCTCAAATCCGACCGGCTGAAGATATAAAAAGCGGCCCGTTCAGTCAATGAACGGGCCGCTTATGTTTTAGCCTTTAGAACGGTAAGGGGGTTACTCCGCCGCTACCTCTTTCTGTGCCTGGAGCGGGTCTACATGAAGGCCCACGCCCATCGTCGAGGAGACGGTGATGCCCTTTATATATGTGCCCTTGACCGCAGCGGGACGGGCTTTGATGATTGCGCGGAGGAGCGTCTTAACGTTGCCCATGAGGTTCTCTAGGGGGAACGAAGCTCTTCCTACAGCATTATGGGTGATAGCTGTTTTGTCAACGCGGAACTCGACACGGCCCGCTTTGATCTCTTTGATAGCATCGGCAACATCGAATGTAACGGTATTGGTCTTAGCGCTCGGCATAAGGCCGCGGGGTCCGAGGACTTTACCGAGGCGTCCCGCCGACTTCATTATATCCGGTGTGGCGATTACTGCATCGAAATCAAGTCTGCCGTTCTGGATCTCTGCAACCAGATCTTCGCCGCCGACGATGTCCGCGCCTGCATCCTGAGCTTCCTTCTGCTTGTCACCGAGCGCCAGCACTGCGACTTTCTTTGTGTGGCCGGTTCCGAAGGGAAGGACTATTGTGCTGCGTACCTGCTGGTCTGCATGACGGGGATCAACGCCCAGACGAATATGGAGTTCGAGGCTTTCATCAAATTTCGCGGTCGCGCATTCCTTTGCGAGCGCTACTGCCTCTGAAAGGGAGTACTGCTTTGTAAGATCAACTTTTTCGAGCAGCGCCTTGTAACGTTTTCCTTTTTTTGCCATTGTGTTTTCCTCCTCGTGGTAATGTCGGATGTCCTGACGACATCCTCCCACTCCTGAAATCGTCTTTCAGGATTAAAAGATCGAATTAGCGAACTATTTCGATACCCATTGAACGCGCGGTGCCTTCGATCATCTTCATTGCCGCTTCGATGTCGTTGGCGTTGAGATCGGGCATCTTAAGAGCCGCGATATCCTGCACCTGCTTCTTCGTCAGCTTGCCGACCTTGTCCTTGTTGGGGACGGCCGAACCCTTTTCCTTGCCGGCGGCCTTCTTGATAAGGATGCTTGCGGGCGGGGTCTTGAGTACGAACGAAAAGCTGCGGTCCGCATATACCGTGATGACAACTGGAATTATCATGCCGACCTGATCGGCGGTCTTGGCGTTGAACGCCTTGACGAATTCCATGATGTTGATTCCGCGCTGACCGAGCGCCGGGCCGACCGGCGGTGCCGGTGTGGCTTTTCCTGCGGGAAGCTGAAGTTTGAGCTCCCCAATTACCTTCTTAGCCATGTTGATGTTTCCTCCTTAGGTTAAAGCCTCTCCCGCCATGGGGGAGGCTGTTATTCTGTTTTCAATGTGCGTGATGCGGAAGATCGTCGCGAAAGACGGCGCGGCCTCTATATCTTTTCGAGGTCGCTGTAGTCCGCCTCCACATCTGTCTCTCTGCCGAAGGCCGTAATCCGGAATTTTATCTTTGCCTTGTCCGCGTCGACATCGACGACGGGGCCGCTGCATCCGGCAAACGGTCCAGTCTTCATCTGTATCATGTCGCCGACTTTGAAGTCCACCTCTACCTTCGGCTTGGCCTCTTTGCCGAGCTTCTGCATTATATCTTCAGCCTCTTTGGGCGAAAGAGGGATGGGGTGGTTCCCCGAACCGACAAAACCCGTTACTCCGGGAGTGTGGCGAACGACATACCAGGACTGATCTTCAAGTATCATTTCGACAAGGACATAGCTCGGAAAGACCTTCCTTTTTACGCGTTTGGTCTTTCCATCTTTTATGGTCACCTTTTCCTCAACGGGAACAAGGACACGGAAAATCCTATCTTCCATGCCCATGGTCGCTATGCGCTGATCGAGGTTTGCCTTGACCTTATTCTCATACCCTGAGTAGGTCTGTACTATGTACCAGCGGCGTTCCTGTGTATTTCCAAATAATTCGCTCATGCTTAAAAGAGGACCTGAGTCCCCTCCACCTCCAGATTACAGTCGAGATACATCCAATAATATCCGAACATACGCAACTACTGGATAATCTTAGAGAATATTCCAGTTAGAATCAAATCTACCAGCCCGAGATAGGCTGAGGCGATGGCCGATACCACGATGACAATGATGGTAGAATACCATAACTGCTGTTTTGTGGGCCACGTTACCTTTTTAAGCTCAGCTCTAGATTCCCGGATGTAGTCGAGGACTTTCTCCATTAACCCCGACCTCCTCATTTATCGACTTTAGTATAAATTGCCTTGTTGCTTCCTGACCGTTTTCAGAGAATAAAAATGGCAGGCCTGGAAGGATTCGAACCCTCAACCCCCGCATTTGGAGTGCGGTGCTCTAACCAGTTCGAGCTACAGACCTGCATGCAGAGGATATTCTACACTATTTGCATTCTTTGTGCAAGGTGTGCTTGTCGCAGAACTTGCAATATTTTTTCTTCTCCAGCTTTTTGGTCGCCTTTTTCTTGTTAACAAGCGTAACATAGTTGCGGCGTTTGCACTCCGTGCACTGAAGACCGATGATGTCAGCCATTCCTATTCACTCCAGACAAATATTAATTTGAAAGGGGCGGCCGCTTTCAAGCCGCCCCGCTTACACCTTATTTACGCTATGATCTCAGTGACGACGCCGGCGCCGACCGTGCGGCCGCCTTCGCGTACTGCGAAACGAAGTCCTTCCTGCATCGCTATCGGCGCGATGAGTTTGACTTCAAATGTGCTGCTGTCTCCAGGCATTACCATTTCCACTCCCTCGGCAAGTTTGATCTCGCCGGTGATGTCCGTCGTACGGAAGTAGAACTGGGGCTTGTAGCCGCTGAAGAACGGCGTGTGACGGCCTCCCTCTTCCTTCTTGAGGACGTACACTTCGCCTTTGAAGTGCGTATGCGGCTTGATGCTGCCCGGCTTCGCGAGGACCTGACCGCGTTCCACGTCGTCTTTGCCTACGCCGCGAAGGAGGATGCCTACGTTGTCTCCCGCTTCCGCGTCGTCCAGGATCTTGCGGAACATTTCAAGGCTCGTCGCCACCGTCTTGTGCGTGTCTTTGATACCTACGATTTCTACTTCGTCGCCGGGGCGGATTATACCTTTTTCCACACGGCCCGTTACGACTGTGCCGCGGCCCGTGATGGTGAAGACGTCTTCGATCGGCATAAGGAAGGGGAAGTCCACTTCGCGCTCAGGCGCCGGGATGTAGTCGTCGCACGCCTGCATCAGGTCCATGATCCCCTTGGTCCAGTCGTTGTCTTCGTCGCTCTCAAGCGCTTTCAGCGCGCTGCCGCGAACGATGGGGATGTCGTCTCCGGGGAACTCGTATTTGTTGAGGAGGTCGCGGATCTCCATTTCGACGAGGTCGAGGAGTTCGGGGTCGTCTACCATGTCGCACTTGTTCATAAATACTACGAGCGCAGGAACGTTGACCTGGCGCGCAAGCAGCACGTGCTCACGGGTCTGCGGCATCGGGCCGTCGGCGGCGGATACGACGAGGATCGCTCCGTCCATCTGCGCGGCTCCGGTGATCATGTTCTTGATGTAGTCGGCGTGACCCGGGCAGTCGATGTGGGCGTAGTGGCGCGTGGGCGTCTCGTATTCAACGTGCGAGATGTTGATGGTGATTCCGCGCTCTCTCTCTTCCGGCGCTTTGTCGATCATGTCGAAGGGCGTGAAGTCAGCTCCGCCGTGGCGCGCCAGCGTCTTGGTGATCGCCGCCGTCAGCGTCGTCTTGCCGTGGTCTATGTGACCGATCGTACCGATGTTGAGATGCGGTTTGTTGCGTACGAATTTCTCTTTTGCCATACTGAAAATCCTCCCTGTATTTGGTTCTACGTTACTTATGCCCCATTGGAGCTCGTATTCATATTCCCACATCAAAAGAGACCCGGGAATCAGAGCCGGATCTCTTCAAAGATATGTAATGGGATTATAGCGTACAATCCTTTCAATTGCAACACTTTGCGCCCAAATTTCAGGGCAGACGCCTGTATATCCGCCGACAGCGTAAATTTCGGCGCTTTCACTGCGGCTGCCGTAAACCATACCGGCAAAACCCGGCGTACTGTATTTTTGTTCCGTACCTATCATGTGTTTCATTATTGTAACATTTAAAATTTCTATAAAGGAGCGGCTTGATCTGTTATTAAATAGGCCTGTCTGATATATCACTTTTTATAAATTTGGTATTTGAGGAATTTTTTTAATATTTATAAAAGGAACAAAAAAATCATTGACATTTTTTAAGTTTGCCATTCAAAAATTGTTAATGTATGATAATTCACGATGTCTAAGTGTTTTTATATCCTTGTCAGGATGTGTGTCGCATGACGGATTTTTCGTTTTTGGCCGCCGCCTCCGATATCTGGGAGGAGTGGCGGTTTGAACCCTGGAGGAGCGGTACGGCGGAGGGGCTTTACAGAAGGGTTTCGATGGTAAAATCAGGGCTGCTCGGCGAGGTCGCCCGTTATTACGCCGACGACTATATTATATGGAAATATGAGGAGAGCGACGCGGATCGGCTCAGGAAAGAGGCAAAGTCCGAAAGCGACCTGCTGCTTCAGCGTTTCCTCTTTCTGCGCGGGGGCGGCGGCTATCGTATGAAGAAAAGCTCCCTGATGTTCGGCTTCCGCGGCTTTGTGGAGCTGCACTTTTTCACGCCGGGAGACGATATCCCGAAGGCCGTCCAGGACACGGCGTTCCTTGTGAATGCGGCGATGAAAAGGGTGCGCGGCTGAAGGACGCCGGGCACGGCGGCGGGAACGCTCCAGCCTGTTCTGCGTTTTTATTGAGAGAAAAATAGCCGGACAATGGCGTCCGCTGTTTTATAGACAACAAAAATCTTTTTGGAGGTGGAACTTATGTTCTTCATAATGTTCGCAGTATCCGCTTTATTGTTGATACTCGGCTACATATTCTACGGGAGGTTCATGGCAAACCTTTATGGGATCAGCAACAAAAATATCACCCCGGCCGAGCAGATGAACGACGGCATGGACTACTGCCCCACGCATCCCGCGGTCGTCCTCGGACACCACTTTTCGTCCATCGCCGGCGCCGGTCCGATCGTCGGCCCGATAACCGCCGCTTCGATGTTCGGCTGGCTGCCCACGATCCTCTGGTGCATATTCGGCTCGATATTCCTCGGCGGTCCCCATGATTTCGGCGCCGTCGTCGCTTCGATGCGCCACGAGGGCAAGTCTGTCGGCGAGGTCATCGACCGTTGGATCGGCCATAAGGGGAAGATGCTTTTCCTCGTATTCACGATCCTCTCGCTCTTCCTCGTCGTGGCGGTCTTCCTCGTCCTGACGACGGCGACCTTCGTGACGGACCCGGTGGTCGCGTTCGTAAGCTGCATGTACATCCTGCTCGCGGTCATTTCAGGGCTCCTCATCTATCGTTTCAACATGAACCTTAAGTTTGTAACGCTTGTGATGCTCGCCATCATCGCCGTCTGCACGATCTGGGGCGGAGACTGGCCCTTTGTCGCGGCGGTCTTCACTCACAACGCCGATCAGTGGAACATCTTCCTCGCCGTCTACATCCTCGCCGCCTCGGTGCTTCCCGTATGGCTGCTGCTCCAGCCGCGCGACTACCTCGCCTCTTACTTCCTCTATTTCGCGGTGGCGATCGGCGCGCTGGGAATGATCTTCGGCGCCTCGATGGACAGCGGCAGCATCCCGATGATCGCCAAAGACATCAAATGGTTCGGGCTCGGCAAGGCCAACCTCTGGCCGATGATGTTCGTCATCGTCGCCTGCGGCGCCATCTCCGGCTTCCATTCGCTCGTCGGCTCGGGCACGACATCGAAGCAGCTCGCCCATGAGGCGGACGCGCTTCCCGTCGGCTACGGGGCGATGCTCCTTGAAGGCCTTGTCGCCGTCATCGCGCTCGGCACGCTGATGGTCGCGGGCGGAATACAGAAGGGTGGCCCCGTCGGCACCTTCGCGGCCGGCTTCGGCCAGTTCTGCACGATCCTCGGCATCGACCCCATCCTCGGGACACGCCTCGGCGCCATCGCCATCAACGGCTTCCTGCTGACCTCGCTCGATACCGCGACGCGCCTTGCGCGTTACCAGATACAGGAGCTGACGGACTACAAGGTCAACAAGTACGCGGCGACGATCATCGCCGTCGTGATCGCGCTCGTGCTCGTCTACGTCAAAACGACGGGCCCCGACGGAAACCCCGTTCCCGCCTGGGCGGTCATCTGGCCGGTCTTCGGCGCCTCCAACCAGCTCGTAGCGGCGCTCGCCATTCTCGGCATCGCGATGTGGATCATCCGCGGCCTCAAGAAGAAGGCGACCTTCCTGCTTATCCCCTTCTGGTTCATGCTCTTTACAAGCATGGCCGGCCTCGTGGTGGAGATAAAGGGAACGCTGACGAGCGCCCATCCGAATTACATCCTCGCCGGGATCAGCGTGCTGCTGCTCGTTCTCGCGCTCCTTATGACGAAAGAGGGCGTCTCGGCGCTCAACAGGGAGAAGAAGGGCGAGTTTGTAAAGTAGGCGCTCCCAGGTGCGGAAAAACTAAAAGTAAAGGGCCTGCCGCGGGGCGGGCCCTTTAATATCAGGAGGCGGTAAAAAGTGTGGGCAATATATGCGTTATGTTCGGCGTTCTTCGCGGCGCTTACTTCTATCCTTGCGAAGATCGGTATCGAAGGCGTGAATTCCAATCTCGCGACGGCGGTGCGCACCGTGGTGGTCGTGGTAATGGCCTGGCTCGTCGTCTTTATGACCGGGAGCGGCGGCCAGATCGGCGACATCAGCCGCAAGAGCTGGCTCTTTCTCGTTCTGTCCGGGCTGGCCACGGGAGCGTCGTGGCTCTTTTACTTCCGCGCACTGCAGATCGGCGAGGCCTCGAAGGTGATTCCGGCGGACAAGTTCAGCGTCGTCCTCGGCATCGTCATGGCCTTTATCTTTCTGCACGAGGCGGTCACGACAAAGGCGCTTGTCGGCGGCGCGCTGATCACGTTGGGGACCTTTGTTTTGATCTTTTAGGGAGCCGCCCGCGGCCGTCCCGGGCCGGTAAGTATCTAAATATTTCATATTCCCTCCCTCACGGCGAAAATCTTATGCGAAATTGAGTATTATTTGGGAAAAATTATAAAATTTCTCTTTTTACCGTATAAAAAATCGGAGCTTTGTCCTTTCAGCTCTGATTTTTTCTTTTCTTTATTTGTGAAACCCTAACCTTTCCTTACAAAAAATACTTTTGTTTTTCGCCATAAATGATAAAATATTGCTTTGGATTTCTGTTGTGTTATTCTTTGAGAATGACTTTGCTGAAATTTTTTTACCGCATATAAAGGAGGAACGATTTTATGAGGCT
The window above is part of the Cloacibacillus evryensis DSM 19522 genome. Proteins encoded here:
- a CDS encoding EamA family transporter, producing the protein MWAIYALCSAFFAALTSILAKIGIEGVNSNLATAVRTVVVVVMAWLVVFMTGSGGQIGDISRKSWLFLVLSGLATGASWLFYFRALQIGEASKVIPADKFSVVLGIVMAFIFLHEAVTTKALVGGALITLGTFVLIF